A stretch of DNA from Alphaproteobacteria bacterium:
CCTTCTCGCGCACTTCCGCCCCCATCGCCTTCACCCCATCCAGATCGGTGATTTGCGGCGGGTAGTATTTCGGATGGTTGATGCGCCAGGTGCCGCAATGGGACCAGTAGACGCGGATGCGGTCGCGCATCCTGCCGCCCAGCAGCTGGTAGCAGGGCACGCCCATGCCCTTGGCCTTGGCGTCGAGCAGCGCGTTCTCGATCGCGCCCAGCCCTTCCGCGACCACGCCGCCCGCCGCCGGCCGGGTCAGCGCATACATCAGCGCATACAGCCTCTCATGGTCATCCGCCGACTGGCCGACGATCTTCGATCCCATCGCCTCGACCACCTGCGACACGCCGGGCGAGCCGAAGCCCTCATCGAATTCGCTCCAGCCGACGATGCCGCTTTCGGTCGTCACCTTGACGAAGTGATAGTTCCGCCAGCCCGCATCGCAATGCCGTGTTTCTACCCTGGCGATTTTCATGACTCATCCTCCCCGATGGCTGTAACCCTTGCCCGCATATTCGCCGGCGGCGCCCGGCGTGTCGAGGAGCACCGCAACCATAAGGCGGCGTATTTACCTGCGCCGCCGGATGCCGTAGCAATTGGCGGCTTAAACAATACGCACGTCAAAGGAACCTCCATGAACAATGCACCCGCGTCCAGCCAGACCCTGGCCCTTTCCGGTATCCGGATTATCGATTTCAGCCGCCTGCTGCCGGGCCCCTGGGCCACGCAGTTGCTGGCCGACCTGGGCGCCGATGTAATCAAGGTGGAACAGCCGGGCATCGGCGATTACAGCCGACACAACCCCCCGAACTATGAAACCGGCAGTATCTATTTCAACAGCGTCAACGCGGGCAAGCGCTCCATCGCGCTGGACCTGACCAGGCCCGACGGGCGCGCCGTGGCGCATAAACTCATCGCCGGGGCCGATGTGGTGGTGGAATCCTTCCGCACCGGCGTGCCCCGGAACCTGGACGTGCATTACGAACGCGCCCGGGCTTTGAACGAAAAGACCGTCTACTGCTCGATCACCGGCTACGGACAGGACGGGGTGATGGCGACCGTGCCGGGACACGACCTTGTCATCCAGTCGATGACCGGGCTGATGGGCATGACGCTGGACCGCGACCCGCATCCCCCCGTACCGGGGTTCCAGGCGGCGGATTACGCGGCGGGCGCGGTGGCGCCGACGGCGATCCTGGCCGCCCTGATGCGCCGGGACAGGACCGGCGAAGGCGCCTATATCGACCTGTCGATGTTCGACTGCCTTTTCTACATGTGCAATATCGTCCTCTCCGGCGCGATGGGGCGCCTGGCCGGCAAGGACGGCGAGCCGGGGATGCAGAGCTGGGGCGGCAACCCGCGCTACAGCACCTATCTTGCGGGCGACGGCAGGCCGGTAGCGGTGTCCCTGCTGGAAGCCAAGGCGTGGAAACAGTTCTGCGATTTCATCGAGCGCCCGGAACTGGTCGATCCGGACGAATCGCCGGCGGACCGCCACACCACCCATGGCGACCGCGAAACGATCTATCGCGACGCCATTGCCGGCTATATCGGCGCGCATACGCGGGATTCGCTGCTGGCCAAGATGGAAGCCGAACAGATTCCGATCTGCGCGATCAATACACCCGACGAGGCCGTGCGATCCGCGCCTGTGGAGGATCGCGGGCTGATCGCCTATAGTGCTCATCCGACAGAGGGGCGCATTCCCCATCTCGTCAATCCGCTGACGCGCAGCGGGCTCGCCGCCGCCCCTTACCGGGAGGCCCCGGCACTGGGCGCGGATGGCGACAGCGTGCTGAAGGAACTGGGTTATTCCGAGGCGGAACAACAGTTATTGCGGCAATCAGGAGCGGTAACATGACAACGGCAGCACAGATACCCAACGCAGACATCGCGGCACGGTTCATCGCCGCATCCCCGGGGCGGAACGACCCCCCGGACGTGATCGAGGCGGCGCGCATGGCGCTGGTCGATACGATCAGCGTCGCCATCGGCGCCTGCGGGCTGAAGGAGGATGCCGGCGAAACCGTGCGCCGCGTCGCCGACGCCTGGCAATCCACCGGCAGGGCGCGGATCCTGGGCGGCGCGACGGCCGCCCCCGCCATCGCCGCGCTGATCAACGCAACCTACGGCCACTGCCTCGACTACGACGACACCCATGTCGGCGCGGTCGCCCACCTGGGCAATCCGACCTGGGCCGCTGCCCTGGCGGTCGGCCAGCACCTGGGCGCCAACGACCGGGACGTACTCAACGCCTTCATCACCGGGTTCGAGGTCGGCGCGAAACTGGGCTATGACTTCGGCGGCATCGCCAATGAACACGGCTTCCACTCCACCGGCATTTTCGGCTGCCTGGCGGCGACGGCAACGGCGGCGGTGCTGATGGGGCTGGACGAGGACGGCATCCGCAACGCCCTGGGCGCGGCGGCGACGCAGGCCGCCGGGCTGGCGGAAAGTTTCGGCACCATGTCCAAACCCTTCCACGCGGGCAAGGCGGCGATGAACGGCGTGCTGTCGGCGGAACTGGCGGCGCAGGGTTTCGTCGCCAAGCAGTCGCTGCTGGAGTCCGAGGGCGGCATCGGCGCCGCGGCGGTCCAGGACGGATCGGCGAAGATCAAAATGATCGATTTCGACGGTCCGCTGGAAATCACCCGCAATACGCTGAAACCCTATGCCTCCTGCCTGCTGACCCATCCGGTGATCGATGCGGCGCGCAGCCTGTCCGAGGCGGCGAAGGGCCGGGCCATCGCCGGGATCGAGATCGAGGTCCATCCGGCCTGTATCCAGCTGGCCGGCAAGCCCGATCCGCAGACCGGGCTGGAGGGCAAGTTCAGCACCGCCTATTGCGCGGCGCTGGGCCTGCATGGTTATCCGGTTTCAGCGGCGGATTTCACCGCGACCCGGGTGTCGGACGAAACACTGCGCGAGACATTGCGGCTGGTGACGCTGTCGCCCGCGCCGGGCCGGGTTCTGACCTCGGCGAACATGCGAATGACCTTCGCCGATGGCGAGGTGCTGGACGCGGAAACGGCGCTGGCGCGCGGCAATCCGGACAACCCGATGACCTGGGACGACATGCGGGCAAAATTCATGCCGCTGGTCGAACCGGTGCTCGGCGACCGGGCCGGGGAACTTTACGATATGCTGCGCAATTTCGGCGACGGCGAGTCGATGGATTCTATCGCGGAATTGATGGCTTCGGCGTAGAGCGCATCTGGCTATTTCGCCGCGCGGCGTTTGACAAAGGCGATGACATTGGCGCGGTCCTGGGCGTCCGGCAGGCCGGGGAAATTCATCTTCGTCTTCGGGATGAAGGCGCCGGGTTTTGTCAGGAATTCATCCATTGTTTCCTCGGTCCAGACCAGCCCCCCGACCAGTTTCGCCCGCATCTCGGCGGAATAGGCGTAATCGGGCACGGTGCCCGCCTCCCGTCCGAAGATGCCGTACAGGGAGGGACCAAACTGGTGCTGCCCTTCGGTAAAACTGTGGCACGCCTTGCATTTCTGGAAAACCTGGCGCCCTTCGCGCCAGTCGCCTTCCTGCGCCGCGGTCTGGCCGGCGCAAAGCGCGACGAAAGCTAGCGCCGCCATTCCGATTTTATAATTCAACATAAATACTTGCGCCCACTTTCCAAAAGCCCCTAGCCTATATCGCCGCGACCGGTGCATGGTTCAACCCGGCTCTCGGGACAAAAAACCGGCGTGGGCTGGCGCTGCCCGACATCTTGGCGCTGAACCCGTTCGGGAAACGGCAAGTCATCCTGGCGCCGGCATGGGGTGCAATCCCTCAAACACTGCGAGACAACGATCATGGAACTGGATTCAGATGGCAAGACCGTGCTTTTAACCGAGATCCGCGGCCCGGCCGCGATCCTGACCATGAACCGGCCGGAGAAATACAACGCGCTGAACAACGCATTGCTGCGCGCCATCGGCGACAAGGTGCGTGAACTGGACGTGGACTGGAATGTCCGCGGCATCGTGCTGGCCGGTGCGGACAGGTATTTTTCGACCGGCGCCGATCTGGGCGACGC
This window harbors:
- a CDS encoding CaiB/BaiF CoA-transferase family protein translates to MNNAPASSQTLALSGIRIIDFSRLLPGPWATQLLADLGADVIKVEQPGIGDYSRHNPPNYETGSIYFNSVNAGKRSIALDLTRPDGRAVAHKLIAGADVVVESFRTGVPRNLDVHYERARALNEKTVYCSITGYGQDGVMATVPGHDLVIQSMTGLMGMTLDRDPHPPVPGFQAADYAAGAVAPTAILAALMRRDRTGEGAYIDLSMFDCLFYMCNIVLSGAMGRLAGKDGEPGMQSWGGNPRYSTYLAGDGRPVAVSLLEAKAWKQFCDFIERPELVDPDESPADRHTTHGDRETIYRDAIAGYIGAHTRDSLLAKMEAEQIPICAINTPDEAVRSAPVEDRGLIAYSAHPTEGRIPHLVNPLTRSGLAAAPYREAPALGADGDSVLKELGYSEAEQQLLRQSGAVT
- a CDS encoding cytochrome c family protein codes for the protein MAALAFVALCAGQTAAQEGDWREGRQVFQKCKACHSFTEGQHQFGPSLYGIFGREAGTVPDYAYSAEMRAKLVGGLVWTEETMDEFLTKPGAFIPKTKMNFPGLPDAQDRANVIAFVKRRAAK
- a CDS encoding MmgE/PrpD family protein → MTTAAQIPNADIAARFIAASPGRNDPPDVIEAARMALVDTISVAIGACGLKEDAGETVRRVADAWQSTGRARILGGATAAPAIAALINATYGHCLDYDDTHVGAVAHLGNPTWAAALAVGQHLGANDRDVLNAFITGFEVGAKLGYDFGGIANEHGFHSTGIFGCLAATATAAVLMGLDEDGIRNALGAAATQAAGLAESFGTMSKPFHAGKAAMNGVLSAELAAQGFVAKQSLLESEGGIGAAAVQDGSAKIKMIDFDGPLEITRNTLKPYASCLLTHPVIDAARSLSEAAKGRAIAGIEIEVHPACIQLAGKPDPQTGLEGKFSTAYCAALGLHGYPVSAADFTATRVSDETLRETLRLVTLSPAPGRVLTSANMRMTFADGEVLDAETALARGNPDNPMTWDDMRAKFMPLVEPVLGDRAGELYDMLRNFGDGESMDSIAELMASA